A section of the Rhodothermus sp. genome encodes:
- a CDS encoding M56 family metallopeptidase has translation MMLPEYWTEGAWLLLLWTVPALLLLLSVQRVVRRWPEAAYALLQAGFYALPLGLLAYGMRLAWLPEVSLWRPEAPAVLTWVGLQVVQVSAEVGGRQGVGVGWIMGIVWGLGVTVRLVVLGGRWVRLRRYLRQCRPASPALQAELAGMAFRLGIRRTIRLLVGGTIPFSMGGRRPTIVVPEMVLDNPQMRRPMLWHELVHLQRRDFRAQLFEEGVLTLLWFHPLLWGYRRRLELLREVLCDRAVLAQRITSPASYARLLLTVLWQAQRAPALKLSLSLSRRSTLKQRMEAMMHPTQSLTPRHVRLMLIGILIGLTGMMACTEMPETPVQSQTEATTAAKTANKVLETPEELQGVVMPEVIGGIQTLYEKIQYPEAARAQGIEGKVIVRFVVDETGEVREAQIIRGVHEALDQAVLQAVQTLRFKPAQKDGLPVAVRMTLPVVFQLGEQDGR, from the coding sequence ATGATGCTGCCTGAGTACTGGACAGAAGGAGCGTGGTTGTTATTGCTCTGGACTGTGCCGGCTCTGCTGTTGTTGTTGAGCGTTCAGCGTGTTGTGCGACGCTGGCCGGAAGCAGCTTATGCACTATTGCAGGCTGGTTTTTATGCGTTGCCGCTGGGGTTGCTGGCCTATGGGATGCGACTGGCCTGGCTCCCGGAGGTGTCGCTCTGGCGTCCTGAGGCGCCTGCCGTGTTGACCTGGGTCGGCCTGCAAGTGGTACAGGTATCGGCTGAGGTCGGGGGCAGGCAGGGAGTGGGGGTGGGTTGGATTATGGGCATTGTGTGGGGGCTGGGCGTCACTGTTCGTCTTGTCGTACTCGGCGGTCGCTGGGTGCGGCTGCGACGCTATCTGCGGCAGTGCCGGCCGGCCTCTCCCGCGCTGCAGGCCGAACTGGCCGGGATGGCTTTTCGCCTGGGTATTCGTCGCACAATACGTCTCCTGGTAGGGGGGACGATTCCTTTCTCGATGGGTGGGCGACGGCCGACCATTGTGGTGCCGGAGATGGTGCTTGACAATCCACAGATGCGCCGACCAATGCTCTGGCACGAGCTGGTTCACCTGCAGCGGCGCGATTTCCGAGCTCAGCTCTTTGAGGAAGGAGTGCTGACCCTGCTGTGGTTTCATCCACTGCTCTGGGGCTATCGTCGGAGACTGGAGCTGCTGCGGGAGGTGCTGTGTGACCGGGCTGTACTGGCACAGCGCATCACCTCGCCCGCCAGCTATGCCCGCTTATTGCTGACGGTGCTGTGGCAGGCGCAGCGTGCTCCTGCCTTAAAATTGAGTCTGTCACTTTCAAGACGTTCCACCCTTAAACAACGTATGGAGGCCATGATGCATCCTACGCAGTCGCTGACGCCGCGCCATGTGCGTCTGATGCTGATCGGTATACTGATCGGATTGACCGGCATGATGGCGTGCACAGAGATGCCTGAAACGCCTGTGCAGTCGCAGACTGAAGCCACGACAGCGGCCAAAACGGCCAACAAAGTGCTGGAAACGCCTGAAGAGTTGCAGGGTGTGGTCATGCCTGAAGTTATCGGGGGCATACAGACGCTTTACGAAAAGATCCAGTACCCGGAAGCTGCTCGGGCGCAGGGCATTGAAGGAAAGGTGATCGTGCGCTTTGTAGTGGACGAGACCGGTGAAGTGCGTGAGGCGCAGATTATCCGTGGCGTGCATGAAGCGCTGGACCAGGCCGTATTACAGGCGGTTCAGACGCTTCGCTTCAAGCCAGCCCAGAAGGATGGGCTTCCGGTAGCTGTTCGGATGACGCTTCCGGTGGTTTTCCAGCTGGGTGAACAAGACGGAAGGTAA
- a CDS encoding TRAP transporter substrate-binding protein: protein MERRRFLKQAALGAAATAVLASCSNQQTGERGAPAVQTLPRLRWRLASSFPRGLDTIFGAAEVLAERVRALTDGRFEIRVYPAGELVPGLQVLDAVQNGTVPIGHTASYYFIGKHPALAFDCTVPFGLTSRQYNAWVLEGGGLELLRELFAEFNIVNLPGGNTGAQMGGWFRREINSLRDLRGLKMRIPGMGGRVMSEMGVTVQVLAGGEIYPALERGAIDAAEWAGPYDDEKLGFHQIAPYYYYPGWWEPGPALTFYVNRREWERLPTFYREVLWTAALEASQTMVARYDARNPAALQRLLQAGVQLRRFPDDVLREAARIAEDLLSQEQDPLYRKIYEAYRRWRAQSYRWFSTTELAYAQFAFLLPSFLEA, encoded by the coding sequence ATGGAACGTCGGCGCTTTCTGAAGCAAGCCGCACTGGGGGCAGCTGCCACGGCCGTGCTGGCCAGCTGCAGTAATCAGCAGACAGGCGAACGCGGCGCGCCTGCCGTACAGACGCTTCCCCGTCTGCGCTGGCGTCTGGCTTCAAGCTTTCCCCGGGGGCTTGATACCATTTTCGGTGCGGCGGAAGTGCTGGCAGAGCGCGTGCGCGCACTGACCGACGGCCGCTTCGAAATCCGTGTCTATCCGGCTGGCGAGCTGGTACCAGGCCTGCAGGTGCTCGACGCCGTGCAGAATGGTACAGTCCCCATCGGCCATACAGCCAGCTACTACTTCATCGGCAAACATCCGGCGTTGGCCTTCGACTGTACAGTTCCTTTTGGTTTGACTTCTCGTCAATACAATGCCTGGGTGCTTGAAGGCGGTGGTCTGGAACTGTTGCGTGAGCTGTTTGCGGAATTCAACATCGTGAACCTGCCCGGTGGCAACACCGGTGCCCAGATGGGCGGTTGGTTTCGACGCGAGATCAACAGCTTGCGCGACCTGCGGGGGCTCAAGATGCGCATTCCGGGCATGGGCGGCCGTGTCATGAGCGAGATGGGCGTGACCGTGCAGGTGCTGGCCGGTGGTGAGATCTACCCAGCCCTGGAACGTGGCGCCATCGACGCCGCCGAGTGGGCCGGTCCTTATGACGATGAAAAGCTGGGCTTTCACCAGATTGCCCCTTACTACTACTATCCCGGCTGGTGGGAACCCGGCCCAGCCTTGACCTTCTATGTGAACCGGCGCGAATGGGAACGGCTGCCCACCTTTTATCGCGAGGTGCTCTGGACAGCCGCGCTGGAAGCCAGCCAGACCATGGTTGCCCGTTACGATGCCCGGAATCCGGCAGCACTGCAGCGTCTGTTACAGGCTGGTGTACAGCTTCGACGTTTTCCAGACGACGTGCTCCGAGAAGCCGCCCGCATTGCCGAAGATTTGCTCAGCCAGGAACAGGATCCGCTGTATCGCAAAATTTATGAAGCTTATCGCAGGTGGCGGGCGCAAAGCTACCGCTGGTTCAGTACTACCGAGTTGGCCTATGCCCAGTTTGCCTTCCTGCTTCCTTCCTTCCTGGAGGCCTGA
- a CDS encoding BlaI/MecI/CopY family transcriptional regulator, protein MRRALVPFGETEMEILQVVWELGEASVADVHARLGGGRAYTTVMTVMRNLAEKGYLTFRRQGRMYVYRPAVPPEEFKANLLQRLVDRVFGSPLELVQTLVRQESLGPDELAELQRLIEKLDRSDDAA, encoded by the coding sequence ATGCGTCGTGCTTTGGTGCCTTTTGGCGAGACGGAAATGGAGATTTTGCAGGTCGTCTGGGAGCTGGGCGAGGCGTCCGTGGCCGATGTGCACGCTCGTCTGGGGGGAGGGCGGGCCTATACGACGGTGATGACGGTTATGCGTAATCTGGCAGAAAAGGGCTATCTGACGTTTCGCAGGCAGGGACGCATGTATGTGTACCGGCCGGCTGTTCCTCCGGAAGAGTTCAAGGCGAATCTGCTGCAGCGACTGGTAGACAGGGTGTTCGGTTCGCCGCTGGAACTGGTGCAGACGCTGGTGCGCCAGGAGTCGCTTGGACCGGACGAGCTGGCCGAATTGCAACGTCTGATTGAAAAGCTGGACAGGTCCGATGATGCTGCCTGA
- a CDS encoding SDR family NAD(P)-dependent oxidoreductase — MELRNKVAVVTGASSGLGRAFSIALVQHGAQVYGLARRVERLNALRNELGSRFHPIACDVTRPNDVEAAFQRVIRDAGRLDILINNAGLGKMGPVDELSLEDWDVQMNTNLRGVFLCTRAAVPQMKKQYAEAGFGGHIINIASVAGLIGNPNLSAYNATKFGVRGFSEALMKELRNHGIKVTCVYPGSVATEFFEVSGMRGADRPVTPEQVARTIVHILETDDNYLISEVVIRPLQPR; from the coding sequence ATGGAGCTACGGAATAAAGTGGCGGTTGTGACCGGCGCCAGTAGCGGACTGGGCCGAGCCTTTTCCATAGCCCTTGTGCAGCACGGGGCACAGGTGTACGGACTGGCCCGACGGGTCGAACGCCTGAACGCCCTGCGCAATGAACTGGGCTCCCGCTTTCACCCGATCGCCTGCGACGTGACCCGCCCGAACGATGTCGAGGCGGCCTTCCAGCGTGTAATTCGCGATGCCGGTCGTCTGGACATCCTGATCAATAATGCCGGGCTGGGCAAAATGGGGCCTGTCGATGAGCTTTCCCTGGAAGACTGGGATGTGCAGATGAACACCAACCTGCGAGGCGTCTTTCTATGCACCCGTGCGGCCGTGCCTCAGATGAAAAAGCAGTACGCTGAAGCCGGCTTCGGAGGCCACATCATCAACATCGCCTCAGTGGCCGGTCTGATCGGCAATCCCAACCTGAGCGCCTATAATGCTACAAAGTTTGGCGTGCGGGGCTTCAGCGAAGCCCTCATGAAGGAGCTCCGCAACCATGGCATCAAAGTGACCTGCGTCTATCCGGGCTCCGTCGCCACCGAATTCTTCGAAGTGTCCGGCATGCGCGGTGCTGACCGTCCCGTTACGCCCGAGCAAGTAGCCCGGACCATTGTGCACATCCTGGAAACCGACGACAATTACCTGATCTCCGAGGTGGTCATTCGGCCGTTACAACCTCGCTGA